The genomic DNA GGGGAAACAAGGCCGTACAAATGGGTCGCTGAGAAGATAGGGAGCCCGTCTGCCGTAAGGGCGGTAGGCCAGGCGCTTTCAAAGAATCCCATACCGATAGTATTGCCATGCCACAGGGTAGTTGAATCAAGCGGTTCCATAGGCGGATATTCCGCAGGTGTTGAAAAGAAGGTGCGGCTTCTTGAGATGGAATATTATTCAAAGATGAATAAGAATAAAATATAACGTCTCTTTTCTGATGAAATAAAAAAGAGGAGCAGGATATTTCCTGCTCCTCTTTTGTTAATTATAGATTGATGGGTTTAGTACATTCCGCCCATACCACCCATTCCGCCGCCCATTCCGCCCATATCAGGCATTGCCGGTGCGCCTTCTTTCTCAGGCATATCAGCCACCATAACGCTTGTGGTAAGCATAAGGGCTGCAACTGATGCCGCATTCTGGATAGCAAATCTGGTGACCTTTGTCGGGTCTATGATGCCTGCTTCCAGCATATCAGTATATTTTTCAGAATTAGCGTCAAAGCCGAAATTCTTATTCTTGTCTGCTTTAACCCTCTCAACTATTATAGAGCCCTCAAGCCCGGCATTTGCCACGATCTGCCTGATAGGTTCTTCAATAGCCCTCTTAATGATATCAAGGCCGATCTTCTCATCGCCCTCTACCTTCATCTTCTCAAGCGCAGGAAGCGCCCTCAGGAGAGCTGTTCCGCCGCCCGGGACTATGCCTTCTGCAACCGCTGCCCTCGTAGCATGAAGCGCATCCTCTACGCGTGCCTTCTTCTCCTTCATCTCGGTCTCTGTTGCGGCGCCTATGTTGATCACTGCAACTCCGCCGACTATCTTTGCGAGGCGCTCCTGAAGCTTCTCTTTGTCATAGTCAGATGTTGTCTCTTCTATCTGAGCCTTTATCTGGCTTGCGCGGCCCTTTATCGCTTTTACATCGCCGCCGCCTTCAACAATGGTGGTGTTCTCTTTGTCAATGGTGATCTTCTTTGCCTTGCCGAGGTCTGATAACTGGACCTTCTCAAGCTTCATGCCGAGGTCTTCAGTGATCATCTTTCCGCCGGTAAGAATCGCGAGATCCTCAAGCATCGCCTTTCTCCTGTCGCCGAAACCGGGAGCTTTTACTGCTGATACATGAAGTGTTCCTCTGAGTTTATTCACAACAAGTGTGGCAAGCGCTTCGCCTTCGACATCTTCTGCGATAATGAGAAGCGGCTGTCCCAGTTTGGCTGTCTGCTCTAAGATAGGGAGCAGGTCTTTCATTGCGCTTATCTTCTTTTCATGGATAAGGATCAGGGCGTTTTCAAGAACGCACTCCATCCTCTCTGCATCGGTCACAAAATAAGGAGATATGTAACCCCTGTCAAACTGCATGCCTTCAACAACCTCAAGGGTTGTTGCCAGCCCCTTTGCTTCTTCTACAGTTATGACGCCGTCCTTGCCTACCTTGTCCATGGCATCGGCTATCAGGTCGCCTATCTCAGAGTCATTGTTTGCGGAGATCGTGCCTACCTGCGCTATCTCTTTTTTGTCTTTGACGGTCTTGCTGAGCTTCTGGAGTTCCTGCAC from Thermodesulfovibrionia bacterium includes the following:
- the groL gene encoding chaperonin GroEL (60 kDa chaperone family; promotes refolding of misfolded polypeptides especially under stressful conditions; forms two stacked rings of heptamers to form a barrel-shaped 14mer; ends can be capped by GroES; misfolded proteins enter the barrel where they are refolded when GroES binds), yielding MAKQLIFNEEARRSLLNGITILSDAVKATLGPKGRNAILDRKFGAPTITKDGVTVAKEIELKNPFENMGAQLVREVASKTSDVAGDGTTTATVLAYSIFKEGMKHMVSGANPMEVKKGIENAVAVVVQELQKLSKTVKDKKEIAQVGTISANNDSEIGDLIADAMDKVGKDGVITVEEAKGLATTLEVVEGMQFDRGYISPYFVTDAERMECVLENALILIHEKKISAMKDLLPILEQTAKLGQPLLIIAEDVEGEALATLVVNKLRGTLHVSAVKAPGFGDRRKAMLEDLAILTGGKMITEDLGMKLEKVQLSDLGKAKKITIDKENTTIVEGGGDVKAIKGRASQIKAQIEETTSDYDKEKLQERLAKIVGGVAVINIGAATETEMKEKKARVEDALHATRAAVAEGIVPGGGTALLRALPALEKMKVEGDEKIGLDIIKRAIEEPIRQIVANAGLEGSIIVERVKADKNKNFGFDANSEKYTDMLEAGIIDPTKVTRFAIQNAASVAALMLTTSVMVADMPEKEGAPAMPDMGGMGGGMGGMGGMY